A region of uncultured Anaeromusa sp. DNA encodes the following proteins:
- a CDS encoding methyl-accepting chemotaxis protein, giving the protein MSSFRNWNIRLKVLSIAGLLGLFLVLSSAVGLYVTNQLTAELQSLHANEMQQASLVNAIRTYTRGIEVSITTYLLAPLNQEQQASLLKKVEEYSKTRTELISRLEKVDLSPEDRNLLAQAREANQKALAARTSAFELRNAGQNAAAWSIYFSQAQPNLDKANELLLTLNEHAEQSALVAKERAEAMTSSSRWLLLGFSLAALFCGACFSFWLAGHISASLQAVTRRAGNVAAGDLSGKDLTIEGQDEIGQLTQSFNGMQGKLHQLVSTSITSADQVASAAEELTANEGQCAEAAQQITASLTIVAEAAKGQLLHVEKTSAAIQEISASTQEVSATVENLAQEATAAAKTAEDGGAAVREAVHKIQDAAQNSAAVKQTMTHLEEGSKKIAEIVGVITAIADQTNLLALNAAIEAARAGEAGRGFAVVAEEVRKLAEDSAKAAGNIGELIAENERSMTQALTTTNNASSVLLDGASSVDAAGRQFSEIVASIENLATEMQEISRAVDETAKGSQSIVDSAAQIDAATHHINSEIQQVSAAMEEQTSSMDEVASAGRELAQLAEQLSARVHEFKV; this is encoded by the coding sequence ATGTCATCTTTCCGCAATTGGAACATACGCTTAAAAGTGCTTAGCATCGCTGGCCTATTGGGATTGTTTTTGGTTTTAAGCAGCGCAGTGGGCCTCTATGTAACCAATCAGTTGACGGCGGAATTGCAATCACTGCACGCCAATGAAATGCAGCAGGCGTCCCTGGTCAACGCCATTCGCACCTATACTCGCGGCATTGAAGTATCGATCACTACCTATTTGCTGGCGCCTTTAAACCAGGAGCAACAAGCGTCCTTGCTAAAAAAAGTGGAAGAATATTCAAAGACCCGCACTGAACTTATCAGTCGCTTGGAAAAAGTCGACTTAAGCCCGGAAGACCGGAATTTGCTGGCTCAAGCCAGAGAAGCCAATCAAAAAGCGCTTGCCGCACGCACGAGCGCTTTTGAACTGCGGAATGCGGGGCAAAATGCAGCCGCTTGGTCCATTTATTTCTCCCAAGCACAGCCTAACCTAGACAAAGCCAATGAACTGTTGCTCACCTTAAACGAGCATGCTGAACAAAGCGCTCTTGTCGCTAAAGAACGTGCCGAAGCCATGACTTCAAGCAGCCGCTGGCTGCTGCTGGGATTTTCTCTAGCCGCCCTTTTCTGCGGCGCTTGCTTTTCCTTCTGGCTGGCAGGCCATATCTCTGCATCCCTGCAGGCTGTCACCCGCCGCGCCGGCAATGTAGCCGCAGGCGATTTATCCGGCAAAGACCTCACCATCGAAGGGCAAGATGAAATAGGCCAGCTAACGCAGTCCTTTAACGGCATGCAAGGAAAGCTGCACCAATTGGTGAGCACTTCTATCACTTCTGCCGATCAAGTGGCATCTGCCGCCGAAGAATTGACCGCCAACGAAGGTCAATGTGCTGAAGCAGCCCAGCAAATTACAGCGTCTCTTACCATTGTCGCCGAAGCAGCCAAAGGCCAGCTGCTGCACGTAGAAAAAACGTCTGCAGCCATTCAAGAAATTTCGGCCAGCACACAGGAAGTTTCGGCTACCGTAGAAAACCTGGCCCAAGAAGCGACTGCTGCAGCCAAGACTGCCGAAGACGGCGGTGCCGCCGTTCGGGAAGCAGTACATAAAATCCAAGACGCTGCCCAAAATTCAGCCGCAGTCAAACAAACCATGACCCACTTGGAGGAAGGATCTAAGAAAATCGCGGAAATTGTCGGCGTCATTACCGCCATTGCCGACCAAACTAATCTCCTGGCGTTGAACGCTGCTATTGAAGCGGCCCGAGCCGGTGAAGCCGGACGCGGCTTTGCCGTTGTTGCCGAAGAAGTACGCAAACTAGCCGAAGACAGCGCCAAAGCAGCTGGTAATATTGGCGAATTAATTGCGGAAAACGAACGCAGCATGACGCAAGCGCTTACCACCACCAATAACGCCAGCTCTGTTCTCTTAGATGGAGCTAGCAGCGTCGACGCCGCGGGCAGGCAATTTTCCGAAATTGTCGCTTCTATTGAAAATTTGGCCACAGAAATGCAAGAAATCAGCCGCGCTGTCGATGAAACCGCAAAAGGTTCTCAAAGCATCGTCGATTCAGCAGCACAAATTGACGCGGCTACGCACCATATTAACAGCGAAATCCAACAAGTAAGCGCTGCCATGGAAGAGCAAACCTCCTCGATGGATGAAGTGGCCTCTGCCGGACGCGAACTGGCCCAGTTGGCCGAACAGCTTTCCGCCAGGGTACACGAATTCAAAGTCTAA
- a CDS encoding efflux RND transporter periplasmic adaptor subunit: MNLAKLKTILHTNRHAKKALAFFLLLLVLAGGIYLLTAKDSQRDTSGKQQTTVDMLTINRADLYKRISLTGQTVPLSQVDLAAKYQGRILAVNVELGQQVSEGEVLLIQDTQDADISIAQNQAACSQASADSVTTQASFYANYEKAQADYRKAVATEQRSQRLYNVGGISLDQLESVQQQTADAKGALDALANQMQNGLAASIQSSQAAAQKAQHTVQAMEKQRSDLLLRAPRSGTIGYRQAEVGNLAAAGQKLLSIVDNSQMYVDCQVAEGDLAALSLGMPVQVQLEALGQTLPGTITYISPSIDTQTLAFSLRISLLPPLPATLRGGLFSRVVLQLPLRQQALVIPKEALLEKNGQTYVFVINANNKVEQRLVEVGARGDRQIEILQGLQVGDNIAVSNLSRLRPDMVISPHPVTLNAAGDAS; encoded by the coding sequence ATGAATTTAGCAAAATTGAAAACGATCTTACATACAAATAGGCATGCCAAAAAAGCCCTTGCCTTTTTTCTACTGTTGCTGGTATTGGCCGGAGGAATTTACCTGCTTACGGCTAAGGACTCGCAACGTGACACCAGCGGCAAGCAGCAGACCACCGTTGACATGCTCACTATTAACCGCGCCGACCTTTATAAGCGCATTTCCCTAACCGGACAAACGGTCCCCCTCTCCCAGGTCGACCTAGCCGCCAAATACCAAGGACGCATTTTGGCTGTTAATGTAGAGCTGGGGCAACAAGTCTCAGAAGGAGAGGTTCTACTTATTCAAGACACCCAGGATGCTGATATCTCGATCGCGCAGAACCAGGCAGCCTGCAGCCAAGCTTCTGCCGACTCTGTTACGACCCAAGCCTCTTTCTATGCTAACTACGAGAAAGCTCAGGCGGATTATCGTAAAGCGGTAGCGACAGAACAACGCTCTCAGCGCCTCTACAATGTGGGCGGCATCTCTCTGGATCAGTTGGAATCCGTCCAGCAGCAAACCGCTGACGCCAAGGGCGCTTTAGACGCTTTGGCTAACCAAATGCAAAACGGCCTGGCCGCCTCCATTCAGTCCTCTCAGGCGGCAGCGCAAAAAGCGCAGCATACCGTGCAAGCCATGGAAAAGCAGCGTTCGGATCTGCTGCTGAGAGCCCCCCGCTCCGGCACCATCGGTTATCGCCAAGCGGAAGTGGGCAATCTGGCAGCTGCAGGCCAAAAACTACTGAGCATTGTTGATAACAGTCAAATGTACGTGGACTGCCAAGTGGCCGAAGGCGACTTAGCAGCCCTTTCGCTGGGCATGCCGGTACAAGTACAGCTAGAAGCGCTGGGCCAAACACTGCCGGGAACCATTACCTATATCAGCCCGTCCATCGATACGCAAACCCTGGCTTTTTCCCTGCGTATTTCTCTTTTGCCGCCTTTGCCAGCCACTCTGCGCGGCGGTCTCTTTTCCCGCGTAGTCTTACAATTGCCTCTGCGGCAACAAGCATTGGTCATTCCCAAAGAAGCCTTACTAGAAAAAAACGGGCAGACCTATGTGTTTGTCATCAATGCCAACAACAAAGTAGAGCAACGTCTTGTTGAAGTAGGAGCTCGCGGAGATCGGCAGATTGAAATTCTGCAAGGATTGCAAGTTGGAGACAATATTGCTGTCTCCAATCTCTCTCGCCTGCGCCCGGATATGGTAATCTCGCCCCACCCGGTGACTCTCAACGCGGCAGGTGACGCTTCATGA
- a CDS encoding efflux RND transporter permease subunit, which yields MNLTRFSIQKPIGISMIVMLLVVLGLFSFWRIGVELLPALNIPYVTVTVNYPGAGTEEIEQTVIKPLENSLSGLSNLKHMTSVSRPEKAQIILEFEFWTNTDTAAINASEYVNSALNRLPTGIQQPVVMKRDVNAAPIMEISVIADKPLADVYSLANDVFLERMQRAGGVSDVQLFGGRDKEVAVEIQKDKLNFFNISLSQIAKRIEQENLLTPAGSVFNDRQETSVRLMAQYATPEELSRIHVSNNAGVSIPLSSMATVREQDARVTRYARTDGQDVISMAVYKNSDANLVDTAKAAKEQLKALETEYPDYRFVMVTDSSRFVENSLTNTLEALIEGLITTSLVLYFFLRGWRSTVAVLVAIPTSLISTFFVMYIAGFTFNMMSLMGMALCIGILVDDSIVVLENIHRHLAMNKDSFQAAEDGRTEIGMAAIAITLCDVVVFMPIAFMNGMTGQYFRQFGLTIVFATLCSLFISFTLTPMMASRLFRHGLQEPTGRIWERLDRWEANVINFYEKTLRRSLERPKTLLTAILVLFVFTVSLIPLGVIGSEYMPKTDEGSFRVNMQFPTGQNIDQTNQRLAVVEAYLNTIPEITHYLSNVGSPAGNYGSVSVQLADRQNRGRTVWQITDQVRKELRGKYPEAIIQVSETQSSIAGVSGGTGTGGGGGGNSSPVQIELRGSSLDNLVKASYRTQELLGQVNGIKDVRSSYSEGAPEMRILPDRERLRFYNTTINDVNSVFSGAISGIQAGYFVNDPNNNGQDTKIYVRLAGSDGFRASDIRSIPVQGGKGLVRLSDVARIEDGVGPVMLRRVDKQESINIAANITDRALQEVLNDISQQLTPKELGNGVTYRFTGQADNMKTTFSEMAQALFLSLLLVYMLLAVLYESLSTPFIRMFSLPLGMIGSLLFLAFTRNTINLYSLIGILVMDGLVAKNGTLLLDYTLTLMERGFTAKDALIEAGKTRLKPIFMTTLTMVVGMLPTALAMTAGSETRVSMAWVLIGGLLSSTVFTLIIIPIIFLHLETHHPFARLKQFVVSLLRGRRGTEIKQE from the coding sequence ATGAACCTGACCCGCTTTTCCATTCAAAAGCCCATCGGCATTTCCATGATCGTTATGCTACTAGTCGTACTGGGCCTTTTTAGCTTCTGGCGCATCGGCGTAGAATTGCTGCCGGCCCTCAACATCCCCTACGTCACCGTAACCGTCAACTATCCTGGCGCCGGCACGGAGGAAATTGAACAAACCGTCATCAAACCCTTGGAAAACTCTCTTTCCGGCCTATCCAACCTCAAGCACATGACCTCGGTGTCCCGCCCGGAAAAGGCGCAGATCATTTTAGAGTTTGAGTTTTGGACTAATACCGATACCGCCGCCATCAACGCTTCAGAATATGTCAATTCCGCGCTAAACCGTCTGCCTACCGGCATTCAACAGCCGGTGGTTATGAAACGCGACGTCAACGCGGCGCCGATCATGGAAATTTCCGTCATCGCCGATAAACCCTTGGCCGACGTCTACAGCCTAGCAAACGATGTGTTCTTGGAACGCATGCAGCGCGCTGGCGGCGTTTCCGACGTGCAGCTTTTTGGCGGCCGCGACAAGGAAGTCGCCGTGGAAATTCAAAAGGACAAGCTCAACTTTTTCAACATTTCCCTGTCTCAAATCGCCAAACGCATTGAGCAAGAAAATCTCCTCACCCCTGCAGGCTCCGTATTTAACGACCGCCAAGAAACCAGCGTTCGCCTGATGGCGCAGTACGCAACCCCGGAGGAACTATCCCGCATTCATGTCAGCAATAACGCCGGCGTCAGTATTCCTTTGAGCAGCATGGCTACCGTCAGAGAACAGGACGCTCGCGTTACCCGCTACGCCCGTACGGATGGCCAGGATGTTATTTCCATGGCGGTGTATAAGAACAGCGACGCTAATTTGGTCGACACTGCCAAAGCCGCTAAAGAACAATTGAAGGCGCTGGAAACGGAATACCCGGACTATCGTTTCGTCATGGTCACTGACTCATCGCGCTTTGTGGAAAATTCATTGACGAATACCTTGGAAGCTTTGATCGAAGGCCTCATCACCACCAGCCTTGTGCTGTACTTCTTCTTGCGAGGCTGGCGCTCCACCGTCGCCGTACTCGTAGCCATTCCAACCTCGTTAATCTCCACATTCTTCGTCATGTATATTGCCGGCTTTACCTTCAATATGATGTCCCTCATGGGCATGGCTCTTTGCATCGGCATCCTTGTGGATGATTCCATTGTAGTTCTGGAGAATATTCATAGGCATTTGGCTATGAACAAAGATTCCTTTCAGGCCGCCGAAGACGGCCGTACGGAAATTGGCATGGCTGCCATTGCCATCACCTTATGCGACGTCGTAGTTTTTATGCCTATTGCTTTTATGAACGGCATGACTGGACAATATTTCCGTCAATTTGGCTTAACCATCGTCTTTGCTACCCTTTGCTCACTATTCATTTCCTTCACGCTAACGCCAATGATGGCTTCTCGCCTCTTCCGCCACGGCCTGCAGGAACCAACCGGACGCATTTGGGAACGCTTGGACCGTTGGGAAGCTAACGTCATCAACTTCTACGAAAAAACACTGCGGCGCAGTTTGGAACGCCCTAAAACCTTATTGACCGCCATCCTCGTCTTGTTTGTTTTTACAGTCTCCCTGATTCCCTTAGGAGTCATCGGCTCTGAATACATGCCCAAAACCGACGAGGGAAGTTTCCGAGTCAACATGCAGTTTCCCACGGGTCAAAACATTGACCAGACCAATCAGCGCCTAGCAGTTGTCGAAGCCTACCTAAACACCATCCCTGAAATCACTCACTATCTTTCTAATGTCGGCTCTCCCGCCGGCAATTACGGCAGCGTCAGCGTGCAGCTTGCAGATCGCCAAAATCGTGGTCGCACCGTCTGGCAGATTACGGACCAAGTACGCAAAGAACTGCGCGGCAAATACCCGGAAGCCATCATCCAAGTCAGTGAGACCCAATCGTCTATCGCCGGCGTTTCCGGCGGCACAGGCACAGGTGGCGGCGGCGGGGGCAACAGTTCTCCTGTGCAAATCGAGCTGCGCGGCAGCAGCCTAGATAACCTTGTCAAAGCCTCCTACCGCACACAAGAGCTGCTAGGCCAAGTCAATGGCATCAAGGATGTCCGCAGTTCCTACAGCGAAGGAGCGCCTGAAATGCGCATTCTGCCGGACCGTGAACGCCTGCGCTTCTACAACACAACCATCAACGACGTCAATTCCGTCTTTAGCGGAGCCATTTCCGGCATCCAAGCCGGTTATTTCGTCAACGATCCTAATAATAACGGCCAAGATACCAAAATCTACGTCCGCTTGGCTGGCAGCGACGGCTTCCGCGCCTCCGACATCCGCTCCATCCCTGTACAAGGCGGCAAAGGACTTGTACGCCTCAGCGACGTAGCCCGCATCGAAGACGGCGTAGGGCCAGTCATGCTGCGCCGCGTCGACAAGCAAGAGTCCATCAACATCGCCGCCAATATCACCGATCGGGCCCTTCAGGAAGTACTCAATGACATCAGCCAGCAGCTGACGCCTAAGGAACTGGGTAACGGCGTCACTTACCGCTTTACAGGCCAAGCCGACAACATGAAGACTACTTTCAGCGAAATGGCGCAAGCGCTCTTCCTCTCACTATTGCTGGTGTATATGTTGCTGGCCGTGCTCTATGAATCGCTGTCTACGCCCTTTATCCGCATGTTTTCCCTTCCTTTGGGCATGATCGGCTCGTTGCTGTTTCTGGCCTTTACCCGCAACACCATCAACCTATATTCGCTCATCGGCATTTTAGTCATGGACGGTCTCGTCGCCAAAAACGGCACTTTACTCTTAGACTACACCCTGACCCTAATGGAAAGAGGCTTCACCGCCAAGGACGCTCTCATTGAAGCCGGCAAAACCAGACTCAAGCCCATATTCATGACCACCTTGACCATGGTAGTAGGCATGCTGCCCACGGCGCTAGCCATGACCGCCGGTTCAGAAACCCGCGTCAGCATGGCCTGGGTACTTATCGGTGGCCTACTATCTTCAACGGTCTTTACGCTGATCATCATTCCCATTATCTTTTTGCATCTGGAAACGCATCATCCGTTCGCCAGATTGAAGCAATTTGTAGTATCGCTACTGAGGGGACGAAGAGGAACGGAAATTAAACAAGAGTAA
- a CDS encoding HD domain-containing phosphohydrolase — MPPSFMSLPLPVPESLLDQFPCPVSKIDRNYYILYRNAASVRSNGPTPPEAYARHCYEWIGRTSRCPQCAVAQAFASGRVETQEKLNFTEDQRLVRLEQTAIPVFAANGEIAYVLEVDLDTTATLTLQQDNETTFTQTIFAFAELIEKRDAYTGRHSANTCSIALKLGQQLGLPSDKLDDLSTAALLHDIGKIGIPESVLLKPGRLTEAERLQIQEHPRIGYDVLCKVNRFAHLADYVLYHHEWMNGSGYPTKRGGEEIPFLARILSVADVFEALTAHRVYRPAMSTEQALSIIQQGRSSQFDEKVVDCLLSLPDIN, encoded by the coding sequence ATGCCCCCTTCTTTTATGTCTTTACCGCTCCCCGTACCGGAAAGCCTTCTCGATCAATTTCCTTGCCCGGTTTCAAAAATTGACCGCAATTACTACATACTGTACCGTAATGCAGCCTCCGTACGCAGCAATGGTCCGACACCGCCAGAGGCTTATGCCAGACATTGCTACGAATGGATTGGCCGCACCTCGCGCTGCCCTCAATGCGCCGTCGCCCAAGCTTTCGCCAGCGGCCGTGTAGAAACGCAAGAAAAGCTGAATTTTACAGAAGACCAACGCTTGGTCCGGCTGGAGCAAACAGCCATTCCCGTCTTTGCTGCCAACGGCGAAATCGCTTATGTACTGGAGGTAGACCTGGACACTACAGCTACCTTGACCTTGCAGCAAGATAACGAAACTACCTTTACTCAAACCATTTTCGCTTTTGCTGAACTCATTGAAAAGCGCGACGCCTATACAGGACGCCACTCGGCCAACACCTGCTCCATCGCGCTTAAGCTGGGACAGCAATTGGGCTTACCTTCAGATAAACTGGATGATCTTTCTACGGCCGCACTTTTGCACGATATCGGGAAAATTGGCATCCCCGAGTCCGTGCTGTTAAAACCAGGCCGTCTTACCGAAGCAGAACGCCTGCAAATTCAGGAACACCCGCGCATCGGCTACGACGTTTTGTGCAAAGTAAACCGCTTTGCACACCTTGCCGACTACGTTCTCTATCATCACGAATGGATGAACGGCAGCGGCTATCCTACTAAACGCGGCGGTGAAGAGATCCCCTTTCTAGCGCGCATTCTCAGCGTAGCCGATGTTTTTGAAGCGCTTACCGCACACCGAGTCTACCGTCCAGCCATGTCAACGGAACAGGCTCTTTCCATTATCCAACAGGGACGTAGCAGCCAATTTGACGAAAAAGTAGTTGACTGCCTGCTCTCGTTACCCGATATCAATTAA